The Nerophis ophidion isolate RoL-2023_Sa linkage group LG05, RoL_Noph_v1.0, whole genome shotgun sequence genomic interval gtggggccctattgtagtcaATCTCACCTGAACCATCTTAAATTCatcaaatctttattggacaGGAAAGTACACAGggtgacaaagaacatttgacaacaatcaatctaggaaTCTAGATATCTGGTTAGGACACTCCGTACTCTTtttccttcaccttcattgtcccagggtttcccacacattcatttatttgtgtcgACCCGCCACGAacgaattacggccgccacaaataaaaaaaaataaataaataatagtatatatatatataatttttttcttgcttttggcttgctcgaccgctcataaaagcaatgggtcTCTGTCTGTGattggagcttgtagttacatattatataaatatgtacataaagtgttgtaattatattccaactccgtgttcttcttggtcatcgctgccACCGCCGCTGCACTACACAATGTTTTGTGTAGTGCTAAAGTTGTGGTTAATTTAGCCCCATAAGCAGTAGGGGAACTCACAAAACTTTTAAGTatcatttgcatttcaaaaataGACATACAAAATGGAATCCGTAAGATGCTGAggaaaggacaaaaactggatttcccggaaaaaatatgttttgaaaCTACGCAGAAGATATATAATGTGTACTGTATAAGCAACCAACACTGCACAAGGAAGATACAGGGGCAAATGACCTGGTGCTGGAGCAGTGTTTAACTTTTTTATACAATAAAACATTACTAATTATTTTATgctaaatactggtatcatatttgtatgtattgtatctgctgatgtagttaTGTTACAGTTGTTAAAAACAAAAAGACTGATACTGATAAAAAGAGGCTGACACCAATATATGTCAAAAAGCCAAATATCAGTGCAAATAATTGGTCGATCTTTGATTTTAAATGTGCTAATATTAACATGATTTACTCACTttcgtttttttccccttttctgGGCTAATTTAAACAATTACATCTTCTTGGTATTTGAAATGTGTTAACAttctgtagatagatagatatacatacatacaaactcaTTGATTACATACTCTtggtatttaaaatgtattaactatatatacacacacattgtttGTCTTTCTTTCATCAAAAATACCGACCATAGTAATATCATGCACATGTAAAGTTTGAAATGTGTAAATAGTAACATTAATGCTGTATTATTTACACTTTTGAATTGTGCTAATTTTACCATAAATAACATATTGTAACCACTTTATCATTTTCAAATATGTTATTATTAACTTAATTGAGGTGGTGTTATTTGCACAGATTCCTTGTTTGTGCGGCAGCGCCCCCTGCCTGCTGTGTCGCTGCTGTCCGAGTGGAAACAACTCAACGGTGACTCGCCTCATTTACGCCTTTTTCCTGCTGCTGGGAGTGGGCATCGCCTGCATCATGCTGATGCCAGGCATGGAGGAACACTTGAAAAAGGTAACAAAAGTGAACATTGAGAAGTTTTCATTATGGCACACATTCTTTCCATATTTATGTCCATGTTTATGAACTTCAGGATGGTTCAACAACTGCCAAAAGCTTCTTTTCTAGCACACCCTGGAAACTGCTCATGACTTTTGTGGTAAAATGATGTCCCAAGCTCCTTAAAGTACCAGTGTAATGAAAACAACAAGCTGACTTAATgtttaattgttttattgtatccattaaaccatatccagttGTATTTCCATTtggcaaagtatgtgaaaatattgTATAAACAAAACAAGATGCCACAACTTAATTTAAAATTTTCCAAATGTCTTTGGCAATTTCTGTAGATTCAGGGTTTGAGGACATCACTGGGGAACTtgtctgcactctgaccatatcagCAGATGAGTCGTACTAGAAATATGTAAAACagaaagagatgtgctgtctatcattcacaatccttatgtaagacaaggacACGTGTTTTCCTTTTTTCTATGCATTGAAATCGTAAattaatgtaaaaaacaaaacagctaACAATCGAGTAAATAGGGTTTCCTCTATCCCGCCCACAAAACCTTTTAAATAACCATCCATAACTCGCCAGAAATACTCCATTTCCATGTCTTGCCGTAATAagtgctaatgcagacaaactatttttttgcAATACATTAATAACAGAGTTAACTAGCTTACCGTAAGCTGCTATATTGAACCGGCCGTTCTGCTACTGCTGGTGCTCAATTGCGTCACAGCTGGTGGAAGTTGATTCTAGATTATACTGTATATCATGCCTCTcatttgaataaataaatgataaatgggttgtccttgtatagcgcttttctaccttcaaggtactcaaagcgctttgacactacttccacatttacccattcacacacattcacacactgacggagggagctgccttgcaaggcgctaaccagcacccatcaggagcaagggcaggacacaacggacatgacgaggttgttactaggtgggggaccctcgggttgcgcacgaccactctcccactgcgccacggatTAAGCCGTAAAACTAGAAGTTGTTCATTCATgacattcaatttatatttggagAGGGAGACAAAGACACAATAACCATAGACTGATGTGCAGGCAGCAACTTTTCCTTTTAAACCTATGATTAATTGTCATCTAAACGGAAAGATATGAACTAGGGCtaggcgatacggcctttttttaaatatctcgatatttttaggccatatcgcgcgatacacaatatatatcttgatattttgccttggacttgaatgaacacttgatgcatataatcacagcagtatgatgattctatttatctacattaaaacattcttgttcatactgcattaatatatgctacttttaaactttcatgtagagaaggaaatcacaactacgtcaattgaccaaaactgtatttattaaacagttattaagccacggcacaaacgttcatgtcatttccaaaacagaaagtgcaagattgtcagagacattttaagtgtcaaataaaaatgagctgtatatTACAGAATCAAATAGTGTtcttccttcgctatgtggtaggttactacggacgtaattaaaatctatttatttcatacggtgttgatgtggaaatgtttgcctctgcattttgatggtgtgggcatgtggcaccgaacggagatgttgacaggcAAAGTAAgcattcttcattctctagcaggtgacttttcaaatgatgccacatatTACCAtaatgctacatgatgcttagtatttcactaaagctggattcGTTGAGCAGAGCTTATAAAATTTGTAGCTTTTACTCCTTATACTCGAgcttaaaaaatataaggttctggatcatcatttgtcccaaaggaATTGTTGGCgatcacaaagtctgcatgatttacATTGTTGTTGGTGGGGAAGGGATCTCTGGTTTCCACCTCTATGTCACGAATCATGTCATTGGCTTGTTCATTTGGCTTGGGAATCTCTGACCTTTATACTATATTGATTGTATCTCTTTACTCAACAACTTTGGAAGTTTTATGGTGTTATAAATTAGAAaaatatgataatagcttcaatataaaggccacttgtttttttatttattttactggtACTTTACTTTTGGGAACTAAAAAAACTCTTGACTCTTTTCAGTAAGCTGAACCGGAGGGgtctgtttctacaaacattccATGCCTGTAGAAGGCATGAAAACACACAAGAATGCCTGCACATTGTGTGAACTGAACTACAACACAGCTCATTTTTTCTTTGGTTGACAAAATCACTCATATTCAAATTGTTATGATCTCAGGTTTTTGACAGTTGTGATACTGGTATGGCCACagtatcatcatcaccatcatcaatgGTCAGGGAGTTTGTGTGTTTGCTcagacacatgaaaaattggGGGGGAATATTgctgacctgcagtgtgaacttGGCCTTAAAAAGAGAGAATCACTGCATGGAAGCTTTTCTTCCTTTACTCCGATTTCAACTCCATTGTCCTTTGTTGcgttcatgtcttccttttagaTTCCAGGATTCTGTGAGGGAGGAATGGGTTCATCCATTCCCGGAGTGGAAGGCCACGTGAACTGTGACGTGTTGGTCGGCTACAAGGCTGTGTACCGCATTTGCTTCGGAATGGCCATGTTTTTCCTTCTCTTTTCTCTGCTCATGATTAAAGTCAAGAGCAGCAAGGACCCTCGAGCTGCACTTCATAACGGGTGAGAGCAGACACTGCAGCAGATATACATATTGACTAGGGATGTAACGAAAAATAGTATTAATGGTAAAAGCGGTAAAAACCTGATTGTTGTTATTACcgctttaaattaaaatgatcataAAAACAGGATTGCACATTGATCAACTCACGGACCTGTTGGTGTCAGCTCACTAGCTTAaacgctaacatgaaaacaagagtcaTTAACATCTTTCCCAATAAAGAAACAACATACTCCAATCTAAACTTGTACAAACACATTGCTTTCCGAGCAACTAAGATATTGAACTAAcatattaaataatttttaaatcttgaagtgctacatttaaaacattaaaagCTTAGCTATTAAAACAGATACAATACTTGGACCAAAAAATTATCAATGAAGCAtaggaaaaacaaaacatgcaaaatagtgggttttcCAACAGTCTGTCTACTTTttttggtattaaaaaaaaacctagtcaaaagatttcagtgtgtataagtactttttgagcacattcaacaatattgcaataataatagtgataattttggtcacgcTTACCGGAATAtgacatttttatattgttacaTTCTTAATATTGACATAAACATTGACATAAATCTTATATTCATTGTCGGCCTTTAATGATTTATTTGAGCCCTACTTTTGATTGATATGGTTCATCTCCAATACTTAAAATTGTCTGCACAAGTTCTCTAATTTCCATGTGGCCAACTTTCGAAATGCATGttcaaatatataaacatacagcCACACTAATATTTATTAACCCTTAGCACGTTTCACCTCTATTTTATCAATAACTTTCTTTAAAAAACATAATCATTTTGTTTCAATATATGTCCACTCTTCTTGGCAGAGTTTGCTGGTTGTTTTCCTGGCATGGACCTAGCTTTTTAGCATTGTTAGATGTAAGGTTGTTGTGATTgaggttttatgctgccgattcagATACTAATCATGAGTGAGACCGTCCGATACCGATCATATATATTAACTGTAAATTTTCAATGTATTAATGGTGAGTGTTATTGACCGTATAACAATACTTGGTCTTATTCTCTGGCAAAGCAGGTACATATTGAGTAACAATGCATACCACCGCAGTCCCATTATATATAATTTGTTTCATTGAGTGCGAACCGTAAGCACCAAAGCCGCATTTGTGAAAGACCCAAATAAGTTCAAACTtgttcatatctttttttttaataagtcaTTGAAGGTGCACATTGTGTAATCATTCTAACATGGTAAAAGAAAGGGTCAAATAAGTCAATAAAGGACCAAAATTAATATGGGATTGATGCCAAAAATAAGCGTATACAAACCGTTGACCAATGTTTAACCTATATTTGGTTATTTCATGAGCCTAAAATTCCCGTAGATGTGAAAGTGAGTGTATAACATTTTAAATTGGTACTTCGAAGGTATAATTATCTGGTCATTAGTACAGGGTAAATTTAGCATAGTGCCTCTGTActtacattatttaaaatcctTGTCCTTTTCAGATTTTGGCTTTTCAAGTTTGCAGCTGCTGCTGCCATCATCATCGGATCCTTTTTCATTGCAGAGGGTCCCTTCACAACTGGTAAATCACATTTCTATACAGAGTACATGAACTAAATTTTGCAAGTGCACGCATTTGGACCCTTGTATCCACTTGTACACTTTTATACTGTCCAAGTTTGCATTTTGTTGTTTTTCGCCAGTTTCAGTTATGACTTACATATGACGCCCAACAGTTCACAAATGTTCAAAATTAAATCTGGGGTACGCGCGAAGTGTTATAACAAGAATGACAATTTATGTTGGACTAACACGGAGATTGTCGGTCGACAATTAGAGAGCCTttggtagtgttttttttttatattattagttTCTATTTATAAATTCTATATAAACaaaacagtacagtaatttgTCAATGAGTTTAGCAAATGGACTTTTAACTGCCAACTATTGTCTACTTATAAGATAGGCTTCATACTCTTGTATAAAAAATgtggagcatcaacatttgtTTCCGGAACTATGCAAAAAAGCATATTTTGTTAATTTGTTGAAATTCTGTCCTATTTTGTGGTTAAGTTTATAAAGAGCACTTAAAACATTGGTAGCAAGTTCATGAAAGCACAAGTtgcaatgttattgaaaaaattAACTGCAACTTTTGCTGCAGCATTCTGAAAACGCTGCTGCAAAGTCAGGCCTTTCTAGGCTGGAACATTCGCAAGTTAGTGATATATTCATTGagaacatgtccatccatccatccattttctaccgtttgtccctttcggagtcgccgggggttgctggagcctatctcagcttcattcgggcggaaggcggggtacaccctggacaagtcgccacctcatcgcagggccaacacagatagacagacgactttgacactcaaattcacacactagggccaatttagtgttgccaatcaacctatccccaggtgcatgtttttggcggtgggagaacATGTCTACTTTTTTATTAATGTCATTATTGAGATGCTTTGCATGGAACCTTCATCAAAGCTTCAAAGATGCTTGAGTCTGTACATTTTATTGAACTACATTTGAGTTATTTTACGTAACATAAATGTTGTGTAATTGAGTAAACCAAAACTAGACTAAATTTCAATTAATTTACTTGTCATAAATGACAAACttgaattcataaaaaaaatacttgtcaAAATAAACTCTTGGGGTGGTGCAATTAAACTACAGGGCACATAATCCATAAGCTTGTGTATTAAAAACAATTTGTGGCCATGTTTCTCAACCGATCTTGAATAGATTTCAAGAGTCACTGCACTCCAGGCGAGTCCCCTATTCAGTTTTGGGTTGTTCTGACTGACATTTTAAAAGAGTAGTAGAGAACTGTTGGAACAACTGAAGCTGATTGTAGAGAAGCTACTGTAACATGTCTTTTTCTCTCCTCCAGTGTGGTTCTATATCGGTATGGCTGGTGCATTCTGCTTCATTCTCATCCAGCTGGTTTTACTCATTGACTTTGCACATTCTTGGAATGAGTCATGGGTGGAGAAGATGGAAGAGGGCAACTCTCGCTGCTGGTATGCAGGTATGGACTTTGACCACACCGAAAACTGTATTGTAACATTTCATACCTGGAACAGTTGCACTAAGGAGTATTTTTTATGTTGGCAGCCCTGTTGTCAGTCACAGCACTAAACTATGTGCTGTCTCTGGTGGCTCTGGTCCTGTTCTATGTCTACTACACCCACTCCGACGGATGCACTGAGAACAAGGTCTTCATCAGCATCAATATGCTGCTCTGCATCGGAGCCTCTGTTCTGTCAGTCCTACCTCAAATCCAGGTAAATCATTTTGTTTTTACACATTTGACATTAATGCAAACTTAATATGCATATCAACATTGGTCCTGAACtcctaaaggtttgcgtgtattaaaacaaATGCGAACTTGATAGCTCATACAAAGTTGATCTGCTGAGCTAGTGTGCAGAGGATTGTGTTTCTTAAATGAACAAAATAGAGGGCGCAGTCCATTAAGCGTGTTTGTCTTCATGCatttgcagaatatatgctgattatcataacggccacaatactgggaggaagaGACGCAATTATGACTCTTTAGCACTATTCTGCTGCTGCTGTTTTGCGTCTATATTTAGCACGTCTAAAATTTTTTAAAACTGGAACAGTCAAACACAAATGGCTATGAGAAAGGAGGCAAGTGCACTGCAGACATGATGGAGAGAGAAtactgtgtgtgcgtgtaaacatatttaaactgtcagaaatacaaatattaagcaatatcagcaatatcattttatgatTCTGAAGAGAGCTGCACAATTAATCAAAATCGAATTGACATCAAAGTTTTAATTTGTGCGGTAAATAATCGTAAGAgggttttttcttcttctccgcCATTGACCAGCATTTGAGTAACAGCTATGTTCGCCAATCAGAATTTTTGAGCTTTGTGTTTGTTCGTCTCTCGCTTCAAACAGGAAGAATTCATTGCTCTCAGTAACACAAATTAGAAGGAAAAACATATGGTTATAAAGCCAAATGTCCCGTTGTGGGAATATTTAAGCTTCAAATCGGATGGGCGATATGAGAATGCCTTTGTAATCACGTGAtgacaataaacaaaaacacaacgtcTGACCTCATCCACgaagaaaaaaatgcactttaagatgttcaatatctATTTTAAGTAAAATTTCAGCTCACATAATTTTTTgattcatttttaatttatttagcaTAACAAACGTATTTACATTCCAATTACActacaatggtaaacaattctacagtaatgtGATGACAAAAGTTGATATCCTTTTAAATGGTTGTGTTATTATATATTATCAAGAACacacgtgtttttttttattttttcatgcattttaatacgTACTATACAGCAAGTACGTGGTAGCAAACAATGCAGATAATGGAAGTAAACACACagtgagaaagacacaaaaatatgcgtgtttttttttgtgaagattaTGATTaactcttcatctaaacaggaaaatATGAACATCCCATTGGTTTTCATTCCTGTGAGAGCAGACACTGTACTGTAAGGGATGGATTGaattacattataaacactgtataGTTTTATCGAATATTTCTTCATtttaagagcatgatgtagaAGAAAAGTCTGTTTGCAGAAAGCCAAAGATATtttaaagtaaattattgcatattgttctaatgtgtggcacgttaaaggggaacattatcacaatttcaaaagggttaaaaacaataaaaatcacttcccagtggtatgttgtattttttgaattttttttcaaaattttaccggtctccgaatatccctaaaaaaaaagctttaaagtgcttgattttcgctatttgcgatgccactatccatttccctgtgacgtcatacagtgctgccaatgtaaacaaacaatggcgaatagcacagcaagatatagcgacattagctcggatt includes:
- the serinc1 gene encoding serine incorporator 1; this encodes MGAVLGLCSMASWIPCLCGSAPCLLCRCCPSGNNSTVTRLIYAFFLLLGVGIACIMLMPGMEEHLKKIPGFCEGGMGSSIPGVEGHVNCDVLVGYKAVYRICFGMAMFFLLFSLLMIKVKSSKDPRAALHNGFWLFKFAAAAAIIIGSFFIAEGPFTTVWFYIGMAGAFCFILIQLVLLIDFAHSWNESWVEKMEEGNSRCWYAALLSVTALNYVLSLVALVLFYVYYTHSDGCTENKVFISINMLLCIGASVLSVLPQIQESQPRSGLLQSSLVTLYTMYLTWSAMTNEPDRKCNPSLLGIIGLNTTTPESQDHVVQWWDAQGIVGLILFLMCVLYSSIRNSSNAQINKLTLTNDESALIDDGPQTESLEEGGGPNRAVDNEKDGVTYSYSFFHFMLFLASLYIMMTLTNWYSPDSNYEAMTSKWPSVWVKVCSSWICMALYVWTLVAPLVLVNRDFD